The Azospirillum baldaniorum genome contains a region encoding:
- the rimP gene encoding ribosome maturation factor RimP, with translation MEATGRIEQIITPSVEAMGYELVRVQLTGGQRMVLQVMAERADGAPMTVEDCADISRAISAVLDVEDPIKSAYTLEVSSPGIDRPLTRLKDFERFAGFEAKLETRLAVDGRKRFKGMLKGVDDGLVCIESEQGAARLEFDNILRAKLVLTDELIRASQGQG, from the coding sequence ATGGAAGCAACCGGTCGTATCGAGCAGATCATCACGCCGTCGGTCGAAGCCATGGGCTACGAACTCGTGCGTGTGCAGTTGACCGGTGGGCAGCGCATGGTTCTGCAGGTCATGGCGGAACGCGCCGACGGCGCGCCCATGACGGTCGAAGACTGCGCCGACATCAGCCGCGCGATCTCCGCGGTGCTCGACGTTGAAGATCCGATCAAGAGCGCCTACACGCTGGAGGTCAGTTCGCCCGGCATCGACCGGCCGCTGACCCGTCTGAAGGATTTCGAGCGTTTCGCCGGTTTCGAGGCCAAGCTGGAGACCCGGCTCGCCGTCGATGGCCGCAAGCGCTTCAAGGGCATGCTGAAGGGCGTCGACGACGGCCTCGTGTGCATCGAATCGGAACAGGGAGCCGCCCGGCTGGAGTTCGACAACATCCTGCGCGCCAAGCTGGTCTTGACGGATGAACTGATCCGCGCCAGCCAGGGCCAGGGTTGA
- the nusA gene encoding transcription termination factor NusA — protein MELLQVADAVAREKNIDRDEVLEAMEQAIQKAGRSKYGHEHDIRARIDRKTGDIHLTRHLEVVEAVENEATQVTLAYAQRRKPGAQVGDFLVDPLPPIDFGRIAAQTAKQVIVQKVRDAERKRQFNEYKDRTGEIVNGLVKRVEYGNVTVDLGRAEAILRRDELLPREHFKNGDRVRAYIFDVREEARGPQIFLSRTHPMFMAKLFAQEVPEIYDGIIEIKAVARDPGSRAKIAVISNDSSIDPVGACVGMRGSRVQAVVGELQGEKIDIIQWNQEPATFIVNALAPAEVAKVVMDEDNSRIEVVVPDDQLSLAIGRRGQNVRLATQLTGWDIDILTEQEESERRSDEFRTRSQLFMEALDVDDVIAHLLVAEGFTSVEEIAYVETEELAEIEGFDEDVAEELKQRALNFLDEQDVRMTEKRQALGVEDAVAEVTGFSPTLLVKLGENGVKTMDDLADLAADELRDILGKEAPTEDEANEIIMAARAHWFDGEEGAPTAAQPSADDQAAQS, from the coding sequence ATGGAACTGCTGCAAGTCGCTGACGCGGTTGCCCGCGAAAAGAACATCGACCGGGACGAGGTCCTGGAGGCGATGGAGCAGGCGATTCAGAAGGCCGGGCGCTCCAAGTACGGCCACGAGCACGACATCCGCGCCCGCATCGACCGCAAGACGGGCGACATCCACCTGACCCGCCACCTGGAGGTGGTCGAGGCGGTGGAGAACGAGGCGACCCAGGTGACCCTCGCCTACGCCCAGCGCCGCAAGCCCGGCGCCCAGGTCGGCGATTTCCTGGTCGATCCGCTGCCGCCCATCGACTTCGGCCGCATCGCCGCCCAGACGGCCAAGCAGGTCATCGTCCAGAAGGTCCGCGACGCGGAGCGCAAGCGCCAGTTCAACGAATACAAGGACCGCACCGGCGAGATCGTCAACGGTCTGGTCAAGCGCGTCGAGTACGGCAACGTCACCGTCGACCTGGGCCGCGCCGAAGCGATCCTCCGCCGCGACGAACTGCTGCCGCGCGAGCACTTCAAGAACGGCGACCGCGTGCGCGCCTACATCTTCGACGTGCGCGAGGAAGCGCGCGGTCCGCAGATCTTCCTGTCGCGCACCCATCCGATGTTCATGGCGAAGCTGTTCGCGCAGGAAGTGCCGGAAATCTACGACGGCATCATCGAGATCAAGGCGGTCGCCCGCGACCCGGGCTCGCGCGCCAAGATCGCGGTGATCAGCAACGACAGCTCCATCGACCCGGTCGGCGCCTGCGTCGGCATGCGCGGCAGCCGCGTCCAGGCGGTCGTCGGCGAGCTGCAGGGCGAGAAGATCGACATCATCCAGTGGAACCAGGAGCCGGCGACCTTCATCGTCAACGCCCTGGCCCCGGCCGAGGTCGCCAAGGTCGTGATGGACGAGGACAACAGCCGCATCGAGGTGGTGGTGCCCGACGACCAGCTGTCGCTGGCCATCGGCCGTCGCGGCCAGAACGTGCGGCTCGCCACCCAGCTCACCGGCTGGGACATCGACATCCTGACCGAGCAGGAGGAGTCGGAGCGCCGCTCGGACGAATTCCGCACCCGCTCGCAGCTCTTCATGGAAGCGCTGGACGTGGACGACGTGATCGCCCATCTCCTGGTCGCCGAGGGCTTCACCTCCGTGGAGGAGATCGCCTACGTCGAGACCGAGGAACTGGCCGAGATCGAAGGCTTCGACGAGGATGTGGCGGAGGAGCTGAAGCAGCGCGCCCTCAACTTCCTCGACGAGCAGGACGTCCGCATGACCGAGAAGCGCCAGGCGCTCGGCGTCGAGGACGCGGTGGCGGAAGTCACCGGCTTCAGCCCGACCCTGCTGGTGAAGCTGGGTGAGAACGGCGTGAAGACGATGGACGACCTCGCCGACCTCGCCGCGGACGAGCTGCGCGACATTCTCGGCAAGGAGGCCCCGACGGAAGACGAGGCCAACGAGATCATCATGGCCGCTCGTGCCCACTGGTTCGACGGCGAGGAAGGCGCGCCCACCGCGGCGCAACCCTCGGCCGACGACCAGGCGGCGCAGAGCTGA
- a CDS encoding RNA-binding protein, with product MVGLSDRNEQTPADGEPDGLAAEGEALLPADLEKGPLRRCIATGTVQPKDGMIRFVVSPDGEIVPDLEERLPGRGLWLSGDKTAFAKALAKNMFAKAARRAVRVPPDLAERLEKLLERRCLDAFGLARRAGQALAGYEKVREALKTNQVGRAGPPYLLVEASDGSPDQRGKITALAPDMPVVDLFDAAAMAAALGRENAVHAVVARGKLAKGLARDSARLKGIKGFVAGSAPAGHVSNV from the coding sequence ATGGTTGGGCTGAGCGACAGGAACGAACAGACTCCGGCGGACGGTGAACCGGACGGCCTTGCGGCCGAAGGGGAGGCGCTGCTGCCGGCGGACCTGGAAAAGGGCCCGCTGCGCCGCTGCATCGCCACCGGAACCGTGCAGCCGAAGGACGGCATGATCCGTTTCGTGGTATCACCCGACGGCGAGATCGTGCCCGATCTGGAGGAACGGCTTCCGGGCCGCGGCCTCTGGCTGTCGGGGGACAAGACGGCCTTTGCGAAGGCATTGGCCAAGAACATGTTCGCCAAGGCGGCGCGGCGCGCGGTGCGCGTCCCGCCCGATCTGGCGGAGCGGCTGGAGAAGCTGCTGGAACGGCGGTGCCTGGATGCCTTCGGGCTGGCGCGCCGGGCCGGGCAGGCTCTGGCCGGATACGAAAAGGTGCGCGAGGCGCTGAAGACCAACCAGGTCGGACGCGCCGGACCGCCCTATCTGCTGGTCGAGGCCAGCGATGGTTCGCCCGACCAGCGGGGCAAGATCACAGCGCTGGCGCCGGATATGCCGGTTGTGGACCTGTTCGACGCCGCGGCGATGGCCGCGGCCCTGGGACGGGAAAACGCCGTGCATGCGGTGGTGGCGCGCGGGAAGCTGGCCAAGGGATTGGCACGCGACTCCGCGCGTCTCAAGGGTATCAAAGGCTTTGTCGCCGGCTCTGCGCCGGCCGGCCACGTAAGCAACGTCTGA
- the infB gene encoding translation initiation factor IF-2, translating to MTDSNDQDQKKVLHLSGSGKGKLELKKPVETQVRQSFSHGRSKPVTVEVKRKRAVEKGALPGVADGGAAARQAAQGIPVRGVPGQRQRGGGGGAVRQLTNQEREARIRALQGAAEDNRRRAEEEAEAAVLAAEAAARAAEEAASQPAQVVEEEPEILDAETLRQRELAELRGIEEAERAKAQEAERRRQEEEAKRKEAEEAKRKDTEQTRPQGAGARPAAGGAGARTAATTTEAPAARGPGAPAAPRFGEEEDDRRGKPGNKKAPAPAPVRKAAPGADRRKGSKMTVSQALSDEGGERTRSLAAVRRARERERLRQMSRQETQKVTRDVVLPEVITVQELANRMAERGADVIKQLMRMGVMATINQTIDADTAELIIAEFGHRVRRVSEADVEVGLRLNDDAETALVPRPPVVTIMGHVDHGKTSLLDALRQTDVVSREAGGITQHIGAYQVQLESGAKITFIDTPGHAAFTEMRARGANVTDVVVLVVAANDGVMPQTIEAIHHAKAAKVPIIVAINKIDLPDAKPDRVRQELLQHELVVEELGGDIQTVEVSAKAKRNLDKLEEAILLQAEILELKANPERTAEGVVVEAKLERGRGSVATVLVQRGTLKVGDVFVTGSEWGRVRALVNDRGQSVEQAAPASPVEVLGLNGTPLAGDDFTVVESEARAREIAEFRQRKKREAANAASARGSLQDMFSRIQAGEAKELPVVIKGDVQGSIEAISNALEKLTAENTEVKVRVLHASVGAINESDITLANASNAMVIGFNVRANPQARDMAKRDSVEIRYYSIIYNVIDDVKAALTGMLSPTLRERFIGYAEIREVFNITKVGKVAGCMVTQGTVKRGAGCRLLRDNVVIHEGTLKTLKRFKDEVKEVREGYECGMAFENYDNILAGDIIEAFEIEEVAREL from the coding sequence ATGACCGACAGCAACGACCAGGACCAAAAGAAAGTCTTGCACCTCTCCGGCTCCGGCAAAGGGAAGCTGGAGCTGAAGAAGCCGGTCGAGACCCAGGTCCGGCAGAGCTTCTCCCATGGCCGGTCGAAGCCCGTGACCGTGGAGGTCAAGCGTAAGCGGGCCGTGGAGAAGGGCGCCCTGCCGGGCGTGGCCGATGGCGGCGCCGCCGCGCGTCAGGCCGCACAGGGCATCCCCGTCCGCGGCGTGCCGGGCCAGCGCCAGCGCGGCGGTGGTGGCGGCGCCGTCCGTCAACTGACCAACCAGGAACGCGAGGCGCGCATCCGCGCCCTGCAGGGGGCGGCTGAAGACAACCGCCGCCGCGCCGAGGAGGAGGCCGAGGCCGCCGTCCTGGCCGCCGAGGCCGCCGCCCGCGCCGCCGAGGAGGCGGCGTCCCAGCCGGCCCAGGTGGTCGAGGAGGAGCCGGAGATTCTCGACGCCGAGACTCTGCGCCAGCGCGAGCTGGCCGAGTTGCGCGGCATCGAGGAGGCGGAGCGCGCCAAGGCCCAGGAGGCCGAGCGCCGCCGCCAGGAAGAGGAAGCCAAGCGCAAGGAGGCCGAGGAGGCCAAGCGCAAGGACACCGAACAGACCCGCCCGCAGGGTGCCGGCGCCCGTCCCGCCGCCGGTGGCGCCGGTGCGCGCACCGCGGCCACCACCACGGAGGCTCCGGCCGCCCGTGGTCCGGGCGCTCCGGCCGCTCCGCGCTTCGGCGAGGAAGAGGACGACCGCCGCGGCAAGCCCGGGAACAAGAAGGCTCCGGCTCCGGCTCCGGTCCGCAAGGCCGCTCCGGGCGCCGACCGCCGCAAGGGCTCCAAGATGACCGTCTCGCAGGCGCTGAGCGACGAGGGTGGTGAGCGCACGCGCTCGCTGGCCGCCGTCCGCCGTGCCCGTGAGCGCGAGCGGCTCCGTCAGATGAGCCGTCAGGAGACGCAGAAAGTGACCCGCGACGTCGTGCTGCCCGAGGTCATCACCGTCCAGGAGCTGGCGAACCGCATGGCGGAACGCGGCGCCGACGTGATCAAGCAGCTCATGCGCATGGGCGTGATGGCCACCATCAACCAGACGATTGACGCCGACACGGCGGAGCTGATCATCGCCGAGTTCGGCCACCGCGTGCGCCGCGTGTCGGAGGCGGACGTCGAGGTCGGCCTGCGCCTCAACGACGATGCGGAAACGGCGCTGGTGCCGCGTCCCCCGGTCGTCACGATCATGGGCCACGTCGACCACGGCAAGACCTCGCTGCTCGACGCCCTGCGTCAGACCGACGTGGTCAGCCGCGAGGCCGGCGGCATCACCCAGCACATCGGCGCCTATCAGGTGCAGCTGGAGTCGGGTGCGAAGATCACCTTCATCGACACGCCGGGCCACGCCGCCTTCACCGAGATGCGCGCCCGCGGCGCCAACGTCACGGACGTGGTGGTGCTGGTCGTGGCGGCGAATGACGGCGTCATGCCGCAGACGATCGAGGCGATCCATCACGCCAAGGCCGCGAAGGTTCCGATCATCGTCGCCATCAACAAGATCGACCTGCCCGACGCCAAGCCGGACCGTGTCCGCCAGGAACTGCTCCAGCACGAGCTGGTCGTGGAAGAGCTGGGTGGCGACATCCAGACCGTGGAAGTGTCGGCCAAGGCCAAGCGCAACCTGGACAAGCTGGAGGAGGCCATCCTCCTGCAGGCGGAAATCCTCGAGCTGAAGGCCAACCCGGAGCGCACCGCCGAGGGCGTCGTGGTCGAGGCCAAGCTGGAGCGCGGCCGCGGTTCGGTCGCCACCGTGCTGGTCCAGCGCGGCACGCTGAAGGTCGGCGACGTGTTCGTCACCGGTTCGGAGTGGGGCCGCGTCCGCGCCCTGGTCAACGACCGCGGCCAGAGCGTCGAGCAGGCCGCCCCGGCCAGCCCGGTCGAGGTGCTCGGTCTCAACGGCACGCCGCTCGCCGGCGACGACTTCACCGTCGTCGAGTCGGAAGCCCGTGCCCGTGAGATCGCCGAGTTCCGCCAGCGCAAGAAGCGCGAAGCCGCCAACGCGGCGTCGGCCCGCGGCTCGCTGCAGGACATGTTCAGCCGCATCCAGGCCGGCGAGGCCAAGGAACTGCCGGTCGTCATCAAGGGCGACGTGCAGGGCTCCATCGAAGCGATCTCCAACGCCCTGGAGAAGCTCACGGCGGAGAACACCGAGGTCAAGGTCCGCGTGCTGCACGCGTCGGTGGGTGCGATCAACGAGTCCGACATCACGCTGGCGAACGCCTCCAACGCGATGGTCATCGGCTTCAACGTCCGCGCCAACCCGCAGGCCCGCGACATGGCCAAGCGCGACAGCGTCGAGATCCGCTACTACTCGATCATCTACAACGTGATCGACGACGTGAAGGCGGCCCTCACCGGCATGCTGTCGCCGACCCTGCGCGAGCGTTTCATCGGCTACGCCGAGATCCGCGAGGTGTTCAACATCACCAAGGTCGGCAAGGTCGCCGGTTGTATGGTCACGCAGGGCACCGTCAAGCGCGGCGCCGGCTGCCGCCTGCTGCGCGACAACGTCGTCATCCACGAGGGCACGCTCAAGACGCTCAAGCGCTTCAAGGACGAGGTCAAGGAAGTGCGCGAGGGTTACGAGTGCGGCATGGCCTTCGAGAATTACGACAACATCCTGGCCGGCGACATCATCGAAGCCTTCGAGATCGAGGAGGTGGCGCGCGAGCTGTAA